A single genomic interval of Mesoplodon densirostris isolate mMesDen1 chromosome 8, mMesDen1 primary haplotype, whole genome shotgun sequence harbors:
- the LOC132495078 gene encoding histone lysine demethylase PHF8-like isoform X2, producing the protein MASRPVYCLCRLPYDVTRFMIQCDTCQDWFHGSCVGVEEEKADDIDLYHCPNCEVFHGPPIMKKRCVSSKGHDTHKGKPVKTGSPTFIGELRSRTFDSSDEVILKPTGSQLSVEFLEENSFSVPILVLKKDGLGMTLPSPSFTVRDVEHYVGSDREIDVIDVTRQADCKMKLGDFVKYYYSGKREKVLNVISLEFSDTRLSNLVETPKIVRKLSWVENLWPEECILERPNVQKYCLMSVRDSYTDFHIDFGGSSVWYHVLKGEKIFYLIRPTNANLTLFECWSSSSNQNEMFFGDQVDKCYKCSVKQGQTLFIPAGWIHAVLTPVDCLVFGGNFLHSLNIEMQLKVYEIEKRLSTEDLFKFPNFETICWYVGKHILDVFRGLRENRRHPASYLVHGAKALNLAFRAWTRKEALPDHEDEIPETVRTVQLIKDLAREIRLVEDTFRQNFNITGTCLNDSDDDSPDLDLDGNEVRLALLTSNGSAKRVKSLSKSRRAKIAKKVDKARLVAEQVMEDEFDLDSDDELQIDERLGKEKATLIIRPKFPRKLPRAKPCSDLNRVREPGEVEFDIEEDYTADEDMVEGVEGKLGNGRGAGGTLDLLKASRQVGGPDYAALTEAPASPSTQEAIQGMLCMANPQSSSSSPATSSLQACWPGGQERSHGSSSSGLGTASSSPASQRIPGKWPIKRPSYWRTESEEEEENASLDEQDSLGACFKDAEYIYPSLESDDDDPALKSRPKKKKNSDDAPWSPKARVTPTLPKQDCPVREGTRVASIETGLAAAAAKLAPQELQKAPKKKYIKKKPLLKEVEQPRPQEPNLSVAVPAPTLATTPQLLTSSSPLPPPEPKQEALSGSLADHECTARPNAFGMAQANRSTTPMAPGVFLTQRRPSVGSQSNQAGPGKRPKKGLATAKQRLGRILKIYRNGKVLL; encoded by the exons ATGGCCTCGCGACCGGTGTATTGCCTCTGTCGGCTTCCTTACGATGTCACTCGCTTCATGATCCAGTGTGACACGTGCCAGGACTGGTTTCATGGCAGTTGTGTTGGTGTTGAAGAGGAGAAGGCTGATGACATTGACCTCTACCACTGCCCCAATTGTGAGGTCTTCCATGGGCCCCCCATCATGAAAAAACGCTGTGTATCTTCAAAAGGCCATGATACACACAAGGGGAAGCCAGTGAAGACGGGAAGCCCTACGTTCATTGGAGAGCTTCGGAGTAGGACCTTTGACAGCTCAGATGAAGTGATTCTGAAGCCCACTGGAAGTCAGCTGAGCGTGGAATTCCTGGAAGAGAATAGCTTCAGTGTGCCCATCCTGGTCTTGAAGAAGGATGGATTGGGGATGACGCTGCCCTCACCATCATTCACTGTGAGGGATGTGGAACACTACGTTGGTTCTGACAGAGAGATTGATGTGATTGATGTGACCCGCCAGGCCGACTGCAAGATGAAGCTTGGTGATTTTGTGAAGTATTATTATAGCGGGAAGAGGGAGAAAGTCCTCAATGTCATTAGTTTGGAATTCTCTGATACCAGGCTTTCTAACCTTGTGGAGACACCCAAGATTGTTCGGAAGCTCTCATGGGTGGAGAACTTGTGGCCAGAGGAGTGTATCCTTGAGAGGCCCAATGTGCAGAAGTACTGCCTCATGAGCGTGCGGGATAGCTATACCGACTTTCACATTGACTTTGGTGGCAGCTCGGTCTGGTACCATGTGCTCAAGGGTGAGAAGATCTTCTACCTGATCCGCCCAACAAATGCCAACCTGACTCTCTTTGAGTGCTGGAGCAGCTCCTCTAACCAGAATGAGATGTTCTTTGGGGACCAGGTGGACAAGTGCTACAAGTGTTCTGTGAAGCAAGGACAGACACTTTTCATTCCTGCAGGATGGATCCATGCTGTGCTGACCCCCGTGGACTGCCTTGTCTTTGGAGGGAACTTCTTACACAGCCTTAACATTGAAATGCAGCTCAAAGTCTATGAGATTGAGAAGCGGTTGAGCACAGAAGACCTCTTCAAGTTCCCCAACTTTGAGACCATCTGTTGGTATGTGGGAAAGCATATCCTGGACGTCTTTCGAGGTTTGCGAGAAAACAGGAGACACCCTGCCTCCTACCTGGTCCATGGTGCTAAAGCCCTGAACTTGGCCTTTAGAGCCTGGACAAGGAAAGAAGCTCTGCCAGACCACGAGGATGAGATCCCGGAGACAGTGAGGACCGTACAGCTCATTAAAGATCTGGCTAGGGAGATTCGGCTGGTGGAAGATACCTTCCGACAGAAC TTCAACATCACTGGCACCTGCTTGAATGACTCAGATGATGACTCGCCAGACTTGGACCTTGATGGGAATGAGGTCCGGCTGGCCCTGTTGACGTCTAATGGCAGTGCCAAGAGGGTAAAGAGCTTATCCAAGTCTCGGCGAGCCAAGATCGCAAAGAAGGTAGACAAGGCTAGGCTGGTGGCAGAACAGGTGATGGAGGATGAATTTGACTTGGATTCAGATGATGAACTGCAGATTGATGAGAGACTGGGAAAGGAGAAGGCGACTCTGATAATAAGACCAAAATTTCCCCGAAAGTTGCCCCGTGCGAAGCCTTGCTCTGACCTCAACCGAGTTCGTGAACCAGGAGAAGTTGAGTTTGACATTGAGGAGGACTATACAGCAGATGAGGACATGGTAGAAGGGGTCGAAGGCAAGCTTGGAAATGGGAGGGGAGCTGGTGGAACTCTTGATCTGCTCAAGGCCAGCAGGCAGGTGGGGGGACCTGACTATGCTGCCCTCACCGAggcccctgcctctcccagcaCTCAGGAGGCCATCCAGGGCATGCTGTGCATGGCCAACCCGCAGTCCTCATCATCCTCGCCAGCTACCTCCAGCCTGCAGGCCTGTTGGCCCGGGGGGCAGGAGCGAAGCCATGGGAGTTCCAGCAGTGGGCTGGGCACAGCGTCTAGCAGTCCTGCTTCCCAGCGCATCCCAGGGAAGTGGCCCATCAAGCGGCCATCATACTGGAGAACCGagagcgaggaggaggaggagaacgcCAGTCTCGATGAACAGGACAGCTTGGGAGCATGCTTCAAGGATGCAGAGTATATTTACCCTTCCCTGGAGTCTGACGACGATGACCCTGCTTTGAAATCTCGacccaagaaaaagaagaattcagATGATGCTCCATGGAGTCCTAAAGCCCGTGTGACCCCAACTCTACCGAAGCAGGACTGTCCTGTGCGTGAGGGGACCCGGGTAGCTTCCATTGAGACAGGTTTGGCTGCAGCAGCTGCAAAGTTGGCCCCGCAGGAGCTACAGAAGgccccaaagaagaaatatatcaaGAAGAAGCCTTTGTTGAAGGAGGTAGAACAGCCTCGCCCTCAAGAGCCTAATCTCAGCGTGGCAGTACCAGCCCCAACTCTGGCCACTACACCCCAACTTCTCACCTCCTCCTCGCCCCTGCCTCCCCCTGAGCCTAAACAAGAGGCCCTCTCAGGAAGTCTTGCTGACCATGAGTGTACTGCTCGTCCCAATGCCTTTGGCATGGCCCAGGCAAACCGCAGCACCACACCCATGGCCCCTGGTGTCTTCTTGACCCAGCGGCGCCCTTCAGTTGGCTCCCAGAGCAATCAAGCAGGACCAGGAAAGCGTCCCAAAAAGGGCCTGGCTACGGCAAAGCAGAGACTCGGCCGTATCCTGAAAATCTACAGAAATGGCAAAGTGCTTCTGTGA
- the LOC132495078 gene encoding histone lysine demethylase PHF8-like isoform X3 — protein sequence MASRPVYCLCRLPYDVTRFMIQCDTCQDWFHGSCVGVEEEKADDIDLYHCPNCEVFHGPPIMKKRCVSSKGHDTHKGKPVKTGSPTFIGELRSRTFDSSDEVILKPTGSQLSVEFLEENSFSVPILVLKKDGLGMTLPSPSFTVRDVEHYVGSDREIDVIDVTRQADCKMKLGDFVKYYYSGKREKVLNVISLEFSDTRLSNLVETPKIVRKLSWVENLWPEECILERPNVQKYCLMSVRDSYTDFHIDFGGSSVWYHVLKGEKIFYLIRPTNANLTLFECWSSSSNQNEMFFGDQVDKCYKCSVKQGQTLFIPAGWIHAVLTPVDCLVFGGNFLHSLNIEMQLKVYEIEKRLSTEDLFKFPNFETICWYVGKHILDVFRGLRENRRHPASYLVHGAKALNLAFRAWTRKEALPDHEDEIPETVRTVQLIKDLAREIRLVEDTFRQNVGKTSNIFGLQRIFPAGSISLTRPAHSTSVSMSRLSLPSKSGSKKKGLEPKEFFKKAERKGKESSALGPAGQLSYNLMDTYSHQALKTGCSQKAKFNITGTCLNDSDDDSPDLDLDGNEVRLALLTSNGSAKRVKSLSKSRRAKIAKKVDKARLVAEQVMEDEFDLDSDDELQIDERLGKEKATLIIRPKFPRKLPRAKPCSDLNRVREPGEVEFDIEEDYTADEDMVEGVEGKLGNGRGAGGTLDLLKASRQVGGPDYAALTEAPASPSTQEAIQGMLCMANPQSSSSSPATSSLQACWPGGQERSHGSSSSGLGTASSSPASQRIPGKWPIKRPSYWRTESEEEEENASLDEQDSLGACFKDAEYIYPSLESDDDDPALKSRPKKKKNSDDAPWSPKARVTPTLPKQDCPVREGTRVASIETGLAAAAAKLAPQELQKAPKKKYIKKKPLLKEVEQPRPQEPNLSVAVPAPTLATTPQLLTSSSPLPPPEPKQEALSGSLADHECTARPNAFGMAQANRSTTPMAPGVFLTQRRPSVGSQSNQAGPGKRPKKGLATAKQRLGRILKIYRNGKVLL from the coding sequence ATGGCCTCGCGACCGGTGTATTGCCTCTGTCGGCTTCCTTACGATGTCACTCGCTTCATGATCCAGTGTGACACGTGCCAGGACTGGTTTCATGGCAGTTGTGTTGGTGTTGAAGAGGAGAAGGCTGATGACATTGACCTCTACCACTGCCCCAATTGTGAGGTCTTCCATGGGCCCCCCATCATGAAAAAACGCTGTGTATCTTCAAAAGGCCATGATACACACAAGGGGAAGCCAGTGAAGACGGGAAGCCCTACGTTCATTGGAGAGCTTCGGAGTAGGACCTTTGACAGCTCAGATGAAGTGATTCTGAAGCCCACTGGAAGTCAGCTGAGCGTGGAATTCCTGGAAGAGAATAGCTTCAGTGTGCCCATCCTGGTCTTGAAGAAGGATGGATTGGGGATGACGCTGCCCTCACCATCATTCACTGTGAGGGATGTGGAACACTACGTTGGTTCTGACAGAGAGATTGATGTGATTGATGTGACCCGCCAGGCCGACTGCAAGATGAAGCTTGGTGATTTTGTGAAGTATTATTATAGCGGGAAGAGGGAGAAAGTCCTCAATGTCATTAGTTTGGAATTCTCTGATACCAGGCTTTCTAACCTTGTGGAGACACCCAAGATTGTTCGGAAGCTCTCATGGGTGGAGAACTTGTGGCCAGAGGAGTGTATCCTTGAGAGGCCCAATGTGCAGAAGTACTGCCTCATGAGCGTGCGGGATAGCTATACCGACTTTCACATTGACTTTGGTGGCAGCTCGGTCTGGTACCATGTGCTCAAGGGTGAGAAGATCTTCTACCTGATCCGCCCAACAAATGCCAACCTGACTCTCTTTGAGTGCTGGAGCAGCTCCTCTAACCAGAATGAGATGTTCTTTGGGGACCAGGTGGACAAGTGCTACAAGTGTTCTGTGAAGCAAGGACAGACACTTTTCATTCCTGCAGGATGGATCCATGCTGTGCTGACCCCCGTGGACTGCCTTGTCTTTGGAGGGAACTTCTTACACAGCCTTAACATTGAAATGCAGCTCAAAGTCTATGAGATTGAGAAGCGGTTGAGCACAGAAGACCTCTTCAAGTTCCCCAACTTTGAGACCATCTGTTGGTATGTGGGAAAGCATATCCTGGACGTCTTTCGAGGTTTGCGAGAAAACAGGAGACACCCTGCCTCCTACCTGGTCCATGGTGCTAAAGCCCTGAACTTGGCCTTTAGAGCCTGGACAAGGAAAGAAGCTCTGCCAGACCACGAGGATGAGATCCCGGAGACAGTGAGGACCGTACAGCTCATTAAAGATCTGGCTAGGGAGATTCGGCTGGTGGAAGATACCTTCCGACAGAACGTTGGGAAGACAAGCAATATCTTTGGGCTGCAGAGGATCTTCCCAGCCGGCTCCATTTCCTTAACCAGGCCAGCCCATTCCACTTCAGTATCCATGTCCAGGCTGTCACTGCCTTCCAAAAGTGGTTCAAAGAAGAAAGGCCTGGAGCCCAAGGAATTCTTCAAGAAGGCAGAGCGAAAGGGCAAGGAGAGCTCAGCCTTGGGGCCTGCTGGCCAACTGAGCTATAATCTCATGGACACATACAGTCATCAGGCACTGAAGACAGGCTGTTCCCAGAAAGCAAAGTTCAACATCACTGGCACCTGCTTGAATGACTCAGATGATGACTCGCCAGACTTGGACCTTGATGGGAATGAGGTCCGGCTGGCCCTGTTGACGTCTAATGGCAGTGCCAAGAGGGTAAAGAGCTTATCCAAGTCTCGGCGAGCCAAGATCGCAAAGAAGGTAGACAAGGCTAGGCTGGTGGCAGAACAGGTGATGGAGGATGAATTTGACTTGGATTCAGATGATGAACTGCAGATTGATGAGAGACTGGGAAAGGAGAAGGCGACTCTGATAATAAGACCAAAATTTCCCCGAAAGTTGCCCCGTGCGAAGCCTTGCTCTGACCTCAACCGAGTTCGTGAACCAGGAGAAGTTGAGTTTGACATTGAGGAGGACTATACAGCAGATGAGGACATGGTAGAAGGGGTCGAAGGCAAGCTTGGAAATGGGAGGGGAGCTGGTGGAACTCTTGATCTGCTCAAGGCCAGCAGGCAGGTGGGGGGACCTGACTATGCTGCCCTCACCGAggcccctgcctctcccagcaCTCAGGAGGCCATCCAGGGCATGCTGTGCATGGCCAACCCGCAGTCCTCATCATCCTCGCCAGCTACCTCCAGCCTGCAGGCCTGTTGGCCCGGGGGGCAGGAGCGAAGCCATGGGAGTTCCAGCAGTGGGCTGGGCACAGCGTCTAGCAGTCCTGCTTCCCAGCGCATCCCAGGGAAGTGGCCCATCAAGCGGCCATCATACTGGAGAACCGagagcgaggaggaggaggagaacgcCAGTCTCGATGAACAGGACAGCTTGGGAGCATGCTTCAAGGATGCAGAGTATATTTACCCTTCCCTGGAGTCTGACGACGATGACCCTGCTTTGAAATCTCGacccaagaaaaagaagaattcagATGATGCTCCATGGAGTCCTAAAGCCCGTGTGACCCCAACTCTACCGAAGCAGGACTGTCCTGTGCGTGAGGGGACCCGGGTAGCTTCCATTGAGACAGGTTTGGCTGCAGCAGCTGCAAAGTTGGCCCCGCAGGAGCTACAGAAGgccccaaagaagaaatatatcaaGAAGAAGCCTTTGTTGAAGGAGGTAGAACAGCCTCGCCCTCAAGAGCCTAATCTCAGCGTGGCAGTACCAGCCCCAACTCTGGCCACTACACCCCAACTTCTCACCTCCTCCTCGCCCCTGCCTCCCCCTGAGCCTAAACAAGAGGCCCTCTCAGGAAGTCTTGCTGACCATGAGTGTACTGCTCGTCCCAATGCCTTTGGCATGGCCCAGGCAAACCGCAGCACCACACCCATGGCCCCTGGTGTCTTCTTGACCCAGCGGCGCCCTTCAGTTGGCTCCCAGAGCAATCAAGCAGGACCAGGAAAGCGTCCCAAAAAGGGCCTGGCTACGGCAAAGCAGAGACTCGGCCGTATCCTGAAAATCTACAGAAATGGCAAAGTGCTTCTGTGA
- the LOC132495078 gene encoding histone lysine demethylase PHF8-like isoform X1 gives MASRPVYCLCRLPYDVTRFMIQCDTCQDWFHGSCVGVEEEKADDIDLYHCPNCEVFHGPPIMKKRCVSSKGHDTHKGKPVKTGSPTFIGELRSRTFDSSDEVILKPTGSQLSVEFLEENSFSVPILVLKKDGLGMTLPSPSFTVRDVEHYVGSDREIDVIDVTRQADCKMKLGDFVKYYYSGKREKVLNVISLEFSDTRLSNLVETPKIVRKLSWVENLWPEECILERPNVQKYCLMSVRDSYTDFHIDFGGSSVWYHVLKGEKIFYLIRPTNANLTLFECWSSSSNQNEMFFGDQVDKCYKCSVKQGQTLFIPAGWIHAVLTPVDCLVFGGNFLHSLNIEMQLKVYEIEKRLSTEDLFKFPNFETICWYVGKHILDVFRGLRENRRHPASYLVHGAKALNLAFRAWTRKEALPDHEDEIPETVRTVQLIKDLAREIRLVEDTFRQNVGKTSNIFGLQRIFPAGSISLTRPAHSTSVSMSRLSLPSKSGSKKKGLEPKEFFKKAERKGKESSALGPAGQLSYNLMDTYSHQALKTGCSQKAKFNITGTCLNDSDDDSPDLDLDGNEVRLALLTSNGSAKRVKSLSKSRRAKIAKKVDKARLVAEQVMEDEFDLDSDDELQIDERLGKEKATLIIRPKFPRKLPRAKPCSDLNRVREPGEVEFDIEEDYTADEDMVEGVEGKQVGGPDYAALTEAPASPSTQEAIQGMLCMANPQSSSSSPATSSLQACWPGGQERSHGSSSSGLGTASSSPASQRIPGKWPIKRPSYWRTESEEEEENASLDEQDSLGACFKDAEYIYPSLESDDDDPALKSRPKKKKNSDDAPWSPKARVTPTLPKQDCPVREGTRVASIETGLAAAAAKLAPQELQKAPKKKYIKKKPLLKEVEQPRPQEPNLSVAVPAPTLATTPQLLTSSSPLPPPEPKQEALSGSLADHECTARPNAFGMAQANRSTTPMAPGVFLTQRRPSVGSQSNQAGPGKRPKKGLATAKQRLGRILKIYRNGKVLL, from the exons ATGGCCTCGCGACCGGTGTATTGCCTCTGTCGGCTTCCTTACGATGTCACTCGCTTCATGATCCAGTGTGACACGTGCCAGGACTGGTTTCATGGCAGTTGTGTTGGTGTTGAAGAGGAGAAGGCTGATGACATTGACCTCTACCACTGCCCCAATTGTGAGGTCTTCCATGGGCCCCCCATCATGAAAAAACGCTGTGTATCTTCAAAAGGCCATGATACACACAAGGGGAAGCCAGTGAAGACGGGAAGCCCTACGTTCATTGGAGAGCTTCGGAGTAGGACCTTTGACAGCTCAGATGAAGTGATTCTGAAGCCCACTGGAAGTCAGCTGAGCGTGGAATTCCTGGAAGAGAATAGCTTCAGTGTGCCCATCCTGGTCTTGAAGAAGGATGGATTGGGGATGACGCTGCCCTCACCATCATTCACTGTGAGGGATGTGGAACACTACGTTGGTTCTGACAGAGAGATTGATGTGATTGATGTGACCCGCCAGGCCGACTGCAAGATGAAGCTTGGTGATTTTGTGAAGTATTATTATAGCGGGAAGAGGGAGAAAGTCCTCAATGTCATTAGTTTGGAATTCTCTGATACCAGGCTTTCTAACCTTGTGGAGACACCCAAGATTGTTCGGAAGCTCTCATGGGTGGAGAACTTGTGGCCAGAGGAGTGTATCCTTGAGAGGCCCAATGTGCAGAAGTACTGCCTCATGAGCGTGCGGGATAGCTATACCGACTTTCACATTGACTTTGGTGGCAGCTCGGTCTGGTACCATGTGCTCAAGGGTGAGAAGATCTTCTACCTGATCCGCCCAACAAATGCCAACCTGACTCTCTTTGAGTGCTGGAGCAGCTCCTCTAACCAGAATGAGATGTTCTTTGGGGACCAGGTGGACAAGTGCTACAAGTGTTCTGTGAAGCAAGGACAGACACTTTTCATTCCTGCAGGATGGATCCATGCTGTGCTGACCCCCGTGGACTGCCTTGTCTTTGGAGGGAACTTCTTACACAGCCTTAACATTGAAATGCAGCTCAAAGTCTATGAGATTGAGAAGCGGTTGAGCACAGAAGACCTCTTCAAGTTCCCCAACTTTGAGACCATCTGTTGGTATGTGGGAAAGCATATCCTGGACGTCTTTCGAGGTTTGCGAGAAAACAGGAGACACCCTGCCTCCTACCTGGTCCATGGTGCTAAAGCCCTGAACTTGGCCTTTAGAGCCTGGACAAGGAAAGAAGCTCTGCCAGACCACGAGGATGAGATCCCGGAGACAGTGAGGACCGTACAGCTCATTAAAGATCTGGCTAGGGAGATTCGGCTGGTGGAAGATACCTTCCGACAGAACGTTGGGAAGACAAGCAATATCTTTGGGCTGCAGAGGATCTTCCCAGCCGGCTCCATTTCCTTAACCAGGCCAGCCCATTCCACTTCAGTATCCATGTCCAGGCTGTCACTGCCTTCCAAAAGTGGTTCAAAGAAGAAAGGCCTGGAGCCCAAGGAATTCTTCAAGAAGGCAGAGCGAAAGGGCAAGGAGAGCTCAGCCTTGGGGCCTGCTGGCCAACTGAGCTATAATCTCATGGACACATACAGTCATCAGGCACTGAAGACAGGCTGTTCCCAGAAAGCAAAGTTCAACATCACTGGCACCTGCTTGAATGACTCAGATGATGACTCGCCAGACTTGGACCTTGATGGGAATGAGGTCCGGCTGGCCCTGTTGACGTCTAATGGCAGTGCCAAGAGGGTAAAGAGCTTATCCAAGTCTCGGCGAGCCAAGATCGCAAAGAAGGTAGACAAGGCTAGGCTGGTGGCAGAACAGGTGATGGAGGATGAATTTGACTTGGATTCAGATGATGAACTGCAGATTGATGAGAGACTGGGAAAGGAGAAGGCGACTCTGATAATAAGACCAAAATTTCCCCGAAAGTTGCCCCGTGCGAAGCCTTGCTCTGACCTCAACCGAGTTCGTGAACCAGGAGAAGTTGAGTTTGACATTGAGGAGGACTATACAGCAGATGAGGACATGGTAGAAGGGGTCGAAGGCAA GCAGGTGGGGGGACCTGACTATGCTGCCCTCACCGAggcccctgcctctcccagcaCTCAGGAGGCCATCCAGGGCATGCTGTGCATGGCCAACCCGCAGTCCTCATCATCCTCGCCAGCTACCTCCAGCCTGCAGGCCTGTTGGCCCGGGGGGCAGGAGCGAAGCCATGGGAGTTCCAGCAGTGGGCTGGGCACAGCGTCTAGCAGTCCTGCTTCCCAGCGCATCCCAGGGAAGTGGCCCATCAAGCGGCCATCATACTGGAGAACCGagagcgaggaggaggaggagaacgcCAGTCTCGATGAACAGGACAGCTTGGGAGCATGCTTCAAGGATGCAGAGTATATTTACCCTTCCCTGGAGTCTGACGACGATGACCCTGCTTTGAAATCTCGacccaagaaaaagaagaattcagATGATGCTCCATGGAGTCCTAAAGCCCGTGTGACCCCAACTCTACCGAAGCAGGACTGTCCTGTGCGTGAGGGGACCCGGGTAGCTTCCATTGAGACAGGTTTGGCTGCAGCAGCTGCAAAGTTGGCCCCGCAGGAGCTACAGAAGgccccaaagaagaaatatatcaaGAAGAAGCCTTTGTTGAAGGAGGTAGAACAGCCTCGCCCTCAAGAGCCTAATCTCAGCGTGGCAGTACCAGCCCCAACTCTGGCCACTACACCCCAACTTCTCACCTCCTCCTCGCCCCTGCCTCCCCCTGAGCCTAAACAAGAGGCCCTCTCAGGAAGTCTTGCTGACCATGAGTGTACTGCTCGTCCCAATGCCTTTGGCATGGCCCAGGCAAACCGCAGCACCACACCCATGGCCCCTGGTGTCTTCTTGACCCAGCGGCGCCCTTCAGTTGGCTCCCAGAGCAATCAAGCAGGACCAGGAAAGCGTCCCAAAAAGGGCCTGGCTACGGCAAAGCAGAGACTCGGCCGTATCCTGAAAATCTACAGAAATGGCAAAGTGCTTCTGTGA